TCAGGTCTTACTTTGATTGCCTCATTAATGACCCTAACTCCAAGTAAGACTACATTTGAGCTAcgggggtttaggacttcaatataAGAATTTCAGGGGACGCAATTCAAAAGTACATGTGATATGAAACCTGAGCTGTAGATTGGCACATGTGCTGACTTCCATCATATTGATTATTTAGTTTCCcattaagagaaaaaaggtaACTTCATTCATCCTCTTTTCACTCTGACTATTCATggcttagtttaattttttttaattttagcttctTCTGTGAAGAGAGAAGATACTCAGTGATTTCAATCCTCAGAAATTGTTTATGACTTTCTTTAAACTCCATTAttagttcaatatttttaaaggactgtatttgtacttttaaaataatttgtaatttcttCTGTGAAGAATATCACTTTGAGCCAAACGAAGAGGCAAAAGCTGGATAATCTGCAAAAATCAAAACTGTCCTTGAACCCATCAGAAGAGGGACAGGAACCTCCAGGAGAGACAAATCTATGTAGCTTTAGCAGAATTGTATGAACTCAAGAGAAAGACTGTGGGCAGGGCAAGAAACTAGAAATTGTTTTCCTAAGTAGTGCAGCACGAAGGGAGGAAATGCCTGATCCAGNNNNNNNNNNNNNNNNNNNNNNNNNNNNNNNNNNNNNNNNNNNNNNNNNNNNNNNNNNNNNNNNNNNNNNNNNNNNNNNNNNNNNNNNNNNNNNNNNNNNNNNNNNNNNNNNNNNNNNNNNNNNNNNNNNNNNNNNNNNNNNNNNNNNNNNNNNNNNNNNNNNNNNNNNNNNNNNNNNNNNNNNNNNNNNNNNNNNNNNNNNNNNNNNNNNNNNNNNNNNNNNNNNNNNNNNNNNNNNNNNNNNNNNNNNNNNNNNNNNNNNNNNNNNNNNNNNNNNNNNNNNNNNNNNNNNNNNNNNNNNNNNNNNNNNNNNNNNNNNNNNNNNNNNNNNNNNNNNNNNNNNNNNNNNNNNNNNNNNNNNNNNNNNNNNNNNNNNNNNNNNNNNNNNNNNNNNNNNNNNNNNNNNNNNNNNNNNNNNNNNNNNNNNNNNNNNNNNNNNNNNNNNNNNNNNNNNNNNNNNNNNNNNNNNNNNNNNNNNNNNNNNNNNNNNNNNNNNNNNNNNNNNNNNNNNNNNNNNNNNNNNNNNNNNNNNNNNNNNNNNNNNNNNNNNNNNNNNNNNNNNNNNNNNNNNNNNNNNNNNNNNNNNNNNNNNNNNNNNNNNNNNNNNNNNNNNNNNNNNNNNNNNNNNNNNNNNNNNNNNNNNNNNNNNNNNNNNNNNNNNNNNNNNNNNNNNNNNNNNNNNNNNNNNNNNNNNNNNNNNNNNNNNNNNNNNNNNNNNNNNNNNNNNNNNNNNNNNNNNNNNNNNNNNNNNNNNNNNNNNNNNNNNNNNNNNNNNNNNNNNNNNNNNNNNNNNNNNNNNNNNNNNNNNNNNNNNNNNNNNNNNNNNNNNNNNNNNNNNNNNNNNNNNNNNNNNNNNNNNNNNNNNNNNNNNNNNNNNNNNNNNNNNNNNNNNNNNNNNNNNNNNNNNNNNNNNNNNNNNNNNNNNNNNNNNNNNNNNNNNNNNNNNNNNNNNNNNNNNNNNNNNNNNNNNNNNNNNNNNNNNNNNNNNNNNNNNNNNNNNNNNNNNNNNNNNNNNNNNNNNNNNNNNNNNNNNNNNNNNNNNNNNNNNNNNNNNNNNNNNNNNNNNNNNNNNNNNNNNNNNNNNNNNNNNNNNNNNNNNNNNNNNNNNNNNNNNNNNNNNNNNNNNNNNNNNNNNNNNNNNNNNNNNNNNNNNNNNNNNNNNNNNNNNNNNNNNNNNNNNNNNNNNNNNNNNNNNNNNNNNNNNNNNNNNNNNNNNNNNNNNNNNNNNNNNNNNNNNNNNNNNNNNNNNNNNNNNNNNNNNNNNNNNNNNNNNNNNNNNNNNNNNNNNNNNNNNNNNNNNNNNNNNNNNNNNNNNNNNNNNNNNNNNNNNNNNNNNNNNNNNNNNNNNNNNNNNNNNNNNNNNNNNNNNNNNNNNNNNNNNNNNNNNNNNNNNNNNNNNNNNNNNNNNNNNNNNNNNNNNNNNNNNNNNNNNNNNNNNNNNNNNNNNNNNNNNNNNNNNNNNNNNNNNNNNNNNNNNNNNNNNNNNNNNNNNNNNNNNNNNNNNNNNNNNNNNNNNNNNNNNNNNNNNNNNNNNNNNNNNNNNNNNNNNNNNNNNNNNNNNNNNNNNNNNNNNNNNNNNNNNNNNNNNNNNNNNNNNNNNNNNNNNNNNNNNNNNNNNNNNNNNNNNNNNNNNNNNNNNNNNNNNNNNNNNNNNNNNNNNNNNNNNNNNNNNNNNNNNNNNNNNNNNNNNNNNNNNNNNNNNNNNNNNNNNNNNNNNNNNNNNNNNNNNNNNNNNNNNNNNNNNNNNNNNNNNNNNNNNNNNNNNNNNNNNNNNNNNNNNNNNNNNNNNNNNNNNNNNNNNNNNNNNNNNNNNNNNNNNNNNNNNNNNNNNNNNNNNNNNNNNNNNNNNNNNNNNNNNNNNNNNNNNNNCTGAGATGGTCACATCCAATGTCTGAACAAGGGGAGGGTATAAATATATGGCTCATCCCATCCTCAGATGGTACTCCTGATTAACATTCCTACATAATTAACCCCATCTCAGTGCCGGCTTCCTTCTAGAGCTTAactgagaaataaagacttttgagaaaaatgaaatcttatcGTGTTTACATCAACTGACAccatgttaaaggaacttctaaaGAATGTAATTtaggaagatggagaaagatcACAGCAGATGATCTGAGATGCAGGTAGGAATGTTAATAGAATAAATTAGCAAGTAGAggtaaatgtaaaacaatgactGTATACAAAAGTTGCAATAATGATTACAGTTCGCTTGAAGAATCAAGTAAGCGAGACATAGCTAAATACTGCAATGATGCAACACTTGGATGATCAGAGTGTCCAATGAGAGCAGCTCATGTCCTGTTCACTGGTTTGGCCAGTGATGGACTGGAAGCTTCTGAGCCACAACCTTTGGCTCAATGTGGGAAAGTGgccagggaaaaacaaataaaagcattcTTGGGAGGTTCAGACTTGGAGATTGTGGAGGAAACTGGAGGGGTTCCTTCCGTGTTGTTTGCTTGCTAGCTTGTTTTTAATCACTGTAAGTTAATGATTTGAATTCAGACATTGTACTGTATGTGTCTCTTGTCCCTTGTATACAAATAAGGGAAGGATTTGACTACTAACGCATCAAGTGGGAGTTTTGTATTTTCATTGGTAAATAGGATTCTTCAGAAATAAGGAACGGGAAGCTTCCTTCACTGGTTTTGTCACCATATTACATTTTCGGGTAATAAAGATTAGCTTTCCCCTTTCATAACTGGAAACATTTTATGAGCAGTCGAATTAGCAGTTCTTTAAAAGTGCAAATGGAAACAGCTTTGGAATCCTGACCATTTCAGATGAAACCACATTGATGAACCCCCCGTTCTTCAATTCTTCTTAAGTCATTTGTTGATTCAACTTCTGCAATTCATTGGTAAGGAAACACATTAAAGAAATGCCTTTGTCTGTACTGTCATGTATTCTTGCAagaaatatgcttttattttaaagaacttccCATTTATTCCTTCCGTTCTTCCTATGGTGTTTTCTTAGAGAATTAAAGTAATCATTGATTTCAATCAACAACTCTTATGTTTGGTCACAAATTCAAGCATGTGGGGTATTTTGAGGACCTAAGGAATGTTaagaacattttatatttgagaaatctttaagtattttttactacttttaaaagTATTCCCATTTCTATTTGTGTTCCAACTTTGGCAATGTGGCTTTGATATGTCAATTTTTTCTAATTCACTGGGGGTTTTGATCATAATTGGAGGCAGTAGATGGTCAATTATGTCCCATGATTTTGAGGAGCACTCTGCAGACCATGTCAGAGACATCCAGCTCAAGCCACAGAGGCTCAGCCATGGAAAGACAAGCTACTATGTGGGAGTAAAGTGGCCGCCAAGTGGCTAAAGTCATTCTGATGGCGGCAACGACTTGAGTTAGCGAAGTCAGACTCGCTCAGGAAGCTCAAACTGATTTTTCTTCAGTATAGGTGACTTGGGTGACATCTTTTCAGAGTTCTCATGCATAAATAGTAGGCATAAATCAGCTGAGGTGAACTTTGCCTACATGGGGCATAGTTCAAAGATTTTCTGGTAGAGGTCACGGAAAGTTTAAAGGTCACCAGATTTCCACTGTGAATGGTTGACTGGAGGCGAAGCAGGGGGCCATCCAATCACACGTGACATGGGGTGCCTTAGTGACAGGCCTCCCTGCTTTGCATTTTGTCCAATCAGATATGAACATTGCCCGTGACGTCAGAGAAGGCAGGGAGCATAAACCGACCAACGGCCCTCAACTGCCGCCCTGTCCTGTCCTTCCCTCTGAGCTGTGGGGAAGACGATTCCGACATGTCTGAGCCTTCGTCTGTGACGTCTGAAGAAAGCCTGGGCACCAAGGAAGCCGAGCCCTCCAAAGCCGAGCCGGAGGAACCGAAGCAGAAGGCAGCGAAGCGCCACCGCCGCCGCTCTGACGGCTTCGACAGCTTTGCCACCTATTTCCCCAGGGTGCTGAAGCAGGTCCACCAGGGCCTGAGCCTCTCGCAGGAGGCCGCGAAGGTCATGGATTCGTTCGTTCAGGACATCTTTGAGCGAATCGCCGACGAGGCGGCGCGCCTGGTCCGCTCCAGCAAGCGCTCCACCCTCAGCTCCAGAGAGATCCAGACCTCCGTGCGCCTGCTGCTGCCTGGGGAGATGGGCAAGCACGCCGTGTCCAAGGCCAACAAGGCCGTCATCAGATACACCACCGGCAAATGAGCTGCCTCCGGACCACCTGAGCATCGCAAACCAAAGGCTCCTTTcgctatgggaacatatgtatatgtatagctgattcactttgttgtaaagcagaaactaacacaccattgtaaaacagttatactccaataaagatgttaaaaaaaaaaaNNNNNNNNNNNNNNNNNNNNNNNNNNNNNNNNNNNNNNNNNNNNNNNNNNNNNNNNNNNNNNNNNNNNNNNNNNNNNNNNNNNNNNNNNNNNNNNNNNNNNNNNNNNNNNNNNNNNNNNNNNNNNNNNNNNNNNNNNNNNNNNNNNNNNNNNNNNNNNNNNNNNNNNNNNNNNNNNNNNNNNNNNNNNNNNNNNNNNNNNNNNNNNNNNNNNNNNNNNNNNNNNNNNNNNNNNNNNNNNNNNNNNNNNNNNNNNNNNNNNNNNNNNNNNNNNNNNNNNNNNNNNNNNNNNNNNNNNNNNNNNNNNNNNNNNNNNNNNNNNNNNNNNNNNNNNNNNNNNNNNNgggcttccctggtggcgcagtggttgcgcgtccgcctgccgatgcaggggaaccgggttcgcgcccc
The Physeter macrocephalus isolate SW-GA unplaced genomic scaffold, ASM283717v5 random_2648, whole genome shotgun sequence genome window above contains:
- the LOC102976460 gene encoding late histone H2B.L4-like, encoding MSEPSSVTSEESLGTKEAEPSKAEPEEPKQKAAKRHRRRSDGFDSFATYFPRVLKQVHQGLSLSQEAAKVMDSFVQDIFERIADEAARLVRSSKRSTLSSREIQTSVRLLLPGEMGKHAVSKANKAVIRYTTGK